agtaccagcctatgcagatagtgaaggcaaaccaggcaaaaaaaggaagacagaaacagtacaagaaaaggcaatgaaataaagaaataaaacgcgagtttatatcggcgtggctttccagcgatggcgagaactgagggaactcaaggggctgaaaagtgactccttgatggctttatttcggCTGggcaggtaaatctttctttttgtattttgatcatacatgtttttttgtttattttttcatgaagcatgtgtcattagcacacgtagctgcgtaatatagctaacataacattacttagcgagccgtagtagaggctttggaaggagcccagaagggagggggtggagtgaatggaaataatgagctgtctttaaaacagtcgtgagaggtctacagacactcgatttttatacttttctttttcagagtacttacattttaattatgtattgatatataaataaagtttaaacaaatttggaaaaaaagttttttatacatttttttacctaccctgcctttaaaagataatgtattcatttttaatgtttcttctCTTCCTTGACTTATCACTGGTACTTATTACCGTAAACCACAATGTGCTTGGCTGGACCATGTGCATTAAATGAACTGGAAGTAATTAGAGCTGCAGGCTTTATTTGATTTAGAATACAAGAAGCTAAGATGTATTTATACTATAATgatgtttttgtcaattttacttccaaacctaaactaaaatgtaactacattttatttcaaacacaAATCTTTGATTTCTGTcagtacacccccccccccttcattgTAATTGGGGCTGATTTGTTATATAAGAACAGTCCAatacattatcattatcattgaaaaacaacaaacataatTGTAAACAGTTTTCCGTGGTGTGTTACGTTTTATTACCGGTTGTCGCTATCAAACATTGCTCTGTATTTCATCAGAAATGAAGAAAGCCTTTAAGTTTTTGTGCTAATACTTTTGAGAGAATCTACTGAATTAAATATGCAACATAGTAATGTTGTGGAAATAATGTAGCATATTATTGTTTGAAAGGTTTCACATGCTTTGAAAAAATAGTAGGCAGTATTAACTTTGTAGTAAGCAGTTTTTCAGATTAGACAGCACATTATGGTAATGCAGCAtttaagtaattaatttatttttctgcattgaataagaatttattttaaggaccaattctcactattaattagttgcttattagcctgcatattactagcatattggctgtttattagtacttataaagcacatattcatgtctttttctgcatgaccatattctagatcccttactTTTTAaacatacctaaatttaacaactaccttaactaactattaataagcagcaaattaggagtttactgaagtcatagtttatatatagttaatagtgagaactggtcctgagaataacaataataataataataataataataataatcacccaATGGGTCTTGGTAAACTTGGCAAAGAAGCTGCAAAAATATTGCCTGTGTGACTGTGTCCCAAACAGTCCTTGTGTCTAGTTTATTTTCATATGCTCTCATGTGTCTTCATTCTTAAATTTAAGTTGTTTCCATATAAATCACTTATTTATTCACTTGGTAAATCGTTGTGTAATCGGCAGGATAATGTTCACCAGAGTAGCCTAACAAAATTTGAATTTATAGGAGATaatgtatatacaaaaaaaaaaaacatacatacaagAACATTATGGTGGATTATATTTATTGacgttatttttgtttaaatttccaTGTAAGTATCTGCTAAACATGAGTCAGGCAAATAAAATTGAGTGCCTAAATGTTTAAtgctgtttaaatattttatgcgCAGTAACTGACCTAGTATAATTCAATCAGTCTGGACCATTCTTAAGCAAGCAGGAATTGAACATTTGCCAGCAGAACAACAGAAAGCATCAGGAGAAGTGTGACAATCCTTTCAGCACTATGATGTACATCAAGTGAtgttcctcctcctccacctgatAATTAAGAGACAAAAGTCTAATTATTTAATCAATGGTGCATGGACGTTTCCTTATTTGTAAGAATGTCATTACAATTTcacatcattttaatatatatatatgtgtgtgtgtgtgtgtgtgtgtgtgaccctggagcacaaaaacagtcctaagtctctggggtatatttgtagcaataggcaaaaatacattgtatgggttcaaattcctcaatattttttttgccaaaaatcattgggatatcaagttaagatcatgttccatgaagatattttgtaaattttctaccgtAATTATATCAAAACTTAAGTATTACtcaagtaatatgcattgctaagaacttcatctgaacaactttaaagatgattttctcaatatttagatttttctgctccctcagattccagatttataatagttgtatctcagacaaatattgtgttcctaacaaaccagacatcaatgaaGAGAtgctttattcagctttcagatgatgtatacatctcaattaaaaaataaaataaaatacacataacTGTTTTTTTGTAGTCCAGAATCACAttgtacaaaaaacaaaagggATTCCAGATTTCCATATTTACTCACTTGAAGCGGACGACATCACTTTTACCCAGAACACAGTGCGGTCCTGTGCTATGGTCGCTCTAAGGATGAAGAGGACAAATATTGAAGTGTTAATAATTTCTCTGGATTATTGGGAGAAATAACTTCTTATCTATAATGAACAACAGTCTTAGCGtacaaatgacataattttgcacaAACCTACATCTTACATCATTAGTACAGTCATGCGGTATTCATCTGAGATGGTTTTTGTTCACTCTTACATGAAGACAATGTTTTGCGCTGTATCTGGTGGAATCCAGGTGTAGACGGTGGAGTTGTTTTTTATGCCGGTGTTTGCATGAGTGATGGCACCTTGCTGTTTTCCTGAACACTAGAGAACACAAGTGTATGACCCTCAGTGACTAAGAATTCACTatatgcatcacagtttccatgaTTCCTCTACATATAAGACGAGTGACAGTAGTGTTAACTGTAGTAGGAACTATGGTGCATCGAAGCTTTAATCACAATGGTAAATTGTTGTAAGAGGTGTAATGTTTCTACATTATAAAAAGAGCTTCTGCATAATTAAATCATATCTGATCTGATTATTTCAGATATAAATATTGCAGTAAAATAGAAGCATGATATTTGACTCTATACAGTCCAAAGTCTCACCACTAAGAACTTTGTGTTATTTGGAGGGGTCTGCCAGGTTCCTATTGCTTCGGAGTTGGATCCAGAGCGAGCCTCAAGGAGCACACCCTTATAGTCTGGACCTTTGATTACAACTGACAAACAACAGATGGACAAACATTACAACCAGTGATGCTATTATCTTCATTTTAGCCACTTGTGATAtacatacattaaattaaatagctAAATTATTGTTATAAATGCAGTTAAAGTATAAATGCATTCTAAGTGTCtaagatgcatttaaaaacaagGTAAATATAAAAGATAGATTTATGAACAATGTGTTTGTATTTCTTAATTGAGGAGATTTTCCATATTATTACACTTCCTTGGAATGCAATTATGAATTACGTAAGAGCTTTGGATTCAGACATGCatatcttgaaaaaaataaataaaaaagaatgtagAATTTCATGAAGTAATTTACTAAAAGTCTCTTGTGAAACTACCCCATCCAGACCGGCTTTATCCCCTACCTGTGATGGGTTTTCCGGTCTGGAAAGTCGTGTTGCTCGGCTGGATGGTGTATGGAGCAGGGTTCGGCTGTGGCTTTACCCCTTTGTGCTCCGGCATCATATGCACACAAGCTGAAGCTGGGGCCCCGTTATCAAAGGACAGAACAGATGTAAAAACTTGTAGTATAACAATCCCCAAAAACACAGCATCCATGATTCCCGAAACAGGCCAGCTCGTatgcaaacatacaaaacttATACACACATTCCCAGATCTAGCAGTGGACAAACGACTTTTGAAAGTTGCATTTACTGAGTCACAATTGTATAAAAAATGGGAAATTCATGGCAACGCGCTACACTGCCACTCCCCTGCATAAAATATTCACA
Above is a window of Carassius carassius chromosome 4, fCarCar2.1, whole genome shotgun sequence DNA encoding:
- the LOC132129097 gene encoding putative defense protein 3 gives rise to the protein MDAVFLGIVILQVFTSVLSFDNGAPASACVHMMPEHKGVKPQPNPAPYTIQPSNTTFQTGKPITVVIKGPDYKGVLLEARSGSNSEAIGTWQTPPNNTKFLVCSGKQQGAITHANTGIKNNSTVYTWIPPDTAQNIVFIATIAQDRTVFWVKVMSSASSGGGGTSLDVHHSAERIVTLLLMLSVVLLANVQFLLA